One Streptosporangium becharense genomic window, TGCGCGTGACCCGGCGCGAGAGGATCGAGTTCTGATGGCCACGGACACCGAACCCAAGGCCGCCGTCCGGGCCCCGGCCCCCGCACGCGGCCCGCGCGCCGGGACGGGGAACACGCCGGGGGTCTTCGGCACCCTGTCCCACCTCGCGCTGCTGGTCTGGGCGATCCTGATCATCGGCCCGATCCTGTGGACGTTCCTCGCCTCCTTCAAGACCAACACCGAGATCTTCGGCGACCCCATCACGCTGCCCGCCTCCTTCGGCTGGGACGCCTGGGGGTGGGCCTGGGAGAAGGCTCGCATCGGGCGGTACATGCTGAACACCGTCTTCGTGGTGGCGTGCAGCACGGCCGGGACCATGCTGCTGGGGTCGATGGCCGCCTACGTGCTGGCCCGCTACAGCTTCCCCGGCAACCGGGCGATCTACCTCCTGTTCGTCTCGGGCATGACCTTCCCGGTCTTCCTCGCGCTGGTCCCGCTGTTCCTCGTGGTGCGCAACCTCGGCCTGATCGACACCCACCTCGGCGTGATCCTGGTCTACATCGCCTACTCGCTGCCGTTCACCGTCTTCTTCCTCACGGCGTTCTTCAGGACGCTGCCCACCTCGGTGGCCGAGGCGGCGATGATGGACGGCTGCTCGCACACCCGGACGTTCTTCCAGGTCATGATGCCGATGGCCAAGCCCGGCCTGATCAGCATCACGATCTTCAACGTGCTGGGCCAGTGGAACCAGTACCTGCTGCCGCTCGTGCTGCTGACCGGAAACGTCGAGGACAGGTGGCTGATCACCCAGGGCATCGCCAACATCTCCGTCAGCGCCGGGCACGAGGCCAACTGGCCAGGCCTGTTCGCCGCGCTGAGCATGGCCATCGTCCCGGTAATGATCGTTTACATCGTCTTCCAGCGCCAGATCCAGTCGGGTCTCACCTCCGGCGCCGTCAAGTGACCGCATCCGGCCAAACCTCGGGGCTCGGCGCGTAATCCCGGGAGGGGTGCGGGGAGTCGTTCATATTCGGAAACGACTCCCGCCCCCCTCCC contains:
- a CDS encoding carbohydrate ABC transporter permease, which gives rise to MATDTEPKAAVRAPAPARGPRAGTGNTPGVFGTLSHLALLVWAILIIGPILWTFLASFKTNTEIFGDPITLPASFGWDAWGWAWEKARIGRYMLNTVFVVACSTAGTMLLGSMAAYVLARYSFPGNRAIYLLFVSGMTFPVFLALVPLFLVVRNLGLIDTHLGVILVYIAYSLPFTVFFLTAFFRTLPTSVAEAAMMDGCSHTRTFFQVMMPMAKPGLISITIFNVLGQWNQYLLPLVLLTGNVEDRWLITQGIANISVSAGHEANWPGLFAALSMAIVPVMIVYIVFQRQIQSGLTSGAVK